The nucleotide sequence GTTTATAATCATTCCCAGTCATTGGAAATGTGCGATCAAACCAAATCTTTGATTGACCCGTAATTTTATAATAATAGATTGGAGAACCAAATACAATAGCATCTGCTTCCTTGATGTCCTCATACATTGGTTGAAGATAATCATTAACAGCACAACCATCATGCGTACGACAATAAAAGCATCCTTGACATCCACGAATTCCAGGATTATTTAAATCAAACTCTATAACTTCAGCACCTTTAGATTTTGCTCCTTTTGCTACTTGCTCTAATAATTTTGCAGTATATCCATTTTTCCTTGGACTACCTTTGAAAATAACTATCTTTGACATTTCATATCTCTCCTTTTAAATATAAAATTCTCTTAAATAAAGCCAACCATCTATTGACTAACTTCATTATATTAAGTAACATATAGATCAACAAGTACGCAAAAAATATTTAGCTACTAATATTTATATAAGTATTGGAGGTTACTTTTATGGAGAACTGTTCTATAGAC is from Clostridium acetobutylicum ATCC 824 and encodes:
- a CDS encoding flavodoxin family protein, whose protein sequence is MSKIVIFKGSPRKNGYTAKLLEQVAKGAKSKGAEVIEFDLNNPGIRGCQGCFYCRTHDGCAVNDYLQPMYEDIKEADAIVFGSPIYYYKITGQSKIWFDRTFPMTGNDYKPKYPGKKLITVFAQGNPDPKIGAEGVKFANDMLEELGWKLEDSINYCGTSHDPDLAMFDELSLRAFKDGENLVG